The following proteins are co-located in the bacterium genome:
- a CDS encoding Zeta toxin family protein gives MEKKCYILAGPNGAGKTTFANEFLPIEAECLNFINADLIAQGLSPFQPDKMAIESGRLMVEHIDDCVRKNESFAFETTLSGKGYIKKINEWKKEKYEIIIYFLKLPSVEFAIERVKLRVAHGGHNVPEQDVRRRFERSWYNFTMFYKFLADSWIVFDTSGNIPVILDESE, from the coding sequence TTGGAAAAGAAGTGCTATATATTAGCTGGTCCCAATGGAGCAGGAAAAACGACCTTTGCAAATGAGTTCCTTCCGATTGAAGCAGAATGCCTTAATTTCATAAATGCGGATTTAATCGCGCAAGGTCTTTCACCATTTCAACCCGACAAAATGGCAATTGAATCAGGAAGACTAATGGTTGAACATATTGATGATTGTGTTAGGAAAAATGAATCATTTGCATTTGAGACAACGCTCAGCGGAAAGGGATACATCAAGAAAATAAATGAATGGAAAAAAGAAAAATATGAAATCATCATTTATTTTCTGAAGCTCCCATCGGTTGAATTCGCAATCGAACGTGTAAAATTGAGAGTTGCCCATGGTGGACACAATGTTCCAGAGCAAGATGTTCGAAGGCGTTTTGAAAGAAGTTGGTATAATTTCACCATGTTTTACAAATTCTTAGCTGATTCATGGATTGTTTTTGATACGTCAGGCAATATACCAGTTATTCTTGATGAATCGGAGTGA
- a CDS encoding type II toxin-antitoxin system VapC family toxin, with product MGKFSIYIETSIISYLAAKPSRDLLTAACQQITAEWWENKRNEYDLFTSELVVAEARAGDPDVAAKRLKLLQGVSELKITDDVRQIADTLIGQGALPDKAQADALHIATAAVHGIDYLLTWNCRHIDNPATKPLVRKVCSAEGYLCPEICTPIEIMEVSENAK from the coding sequence ATGGGAAAGTTTAGTATATACATAGAAACTTCGATTATTAGCTACTTAGCGGCTAAGCCAAGCCGAGACTTGCTTACGGCCGCATGTCAGCAAATTACAGCTGAATGGTGGGAGAACAAGCGAAATGAATATGATCTTTTCACCTCTGAGCTGGTAGTTGCTGAAGCCAGAGCAGGAGATCCAGATGTAGCAGCAAAACGACTTAAGTTACTCCAAGGAGTTTCTGAACTGAAAATTACTGATGATGTTCGTCAGATAGCTGACACATTGATAGGACAAGGTGCTCTTCCTGATAAAGCCCAAGCTGATGCACTTCATATCGCAACAGCTGCTGTTCATGGCATAGATTACTTACTAACATGGAATTGCCGTCACATTGATAATCCTGCGACGAAACCTTTAGTACGCAAGGTGTGTAGTGCAGAAGGTTACTTATGCCCGGAAATTTGCACCCCAATTGAAATTATGGAGGTAAGTGAAAATGCAAAATGA
- a CDS encoding ATP-binding protein, whose amino-acid sequence MEITTKDLSLLKEGKPPESKELLLEMTLGKEKWLDIFTKYYLQNYINNGGSKVKILIGKEGTGKTHLLKFLEYTAKELGYNAIYFSAKDISGKISDISNFYKIIADCIDQEQLIKGLSLKVAKQMGFSIERYDGKSKLLPLLIEEGRGQNDAGREIRKAIYNTFKKADLSPSFFTFALLVAGDRLIGLDDTDESTKIAFKWLKGEKLERFEKRDTHLFETLQKSNARYWLNALIKILNFAGIKGLVILLDDLEVLAEKKLDGRFKYTTNAVKDAYELLRQLIDDMELLSNFLLILAGDKVLIDDDERGLKSYEALWMRLQTGLVPLDRFNPFADMVNIDLHLKSLGEDFHEQVMKRLIKLFEVSGLKRDGTIQTPDLSKNSLLRAAVIETALRAKKLEEE is encoded by the coding sequence ATGGAAATTACAACAAAAGATCTTTCTTTATTAAAAGAAGGAAAACCTCCTGAGAGTAAAGAGCTATTATTAGAAATGACTCTTGGTAAAGAAAAATGGTTAGATATTTTTACTAAATATTACTTACAAAATTATATCAATAATGGTGGCAGTAAGGTTAAAATACTCATTGGGAAGGAAGGCACAGGTAAAACCCATCTATTAAAGTTTTTAGAATATACCGCCAAAGAACTTGGATATAATGCTATTTATTTTTCAGCTAAAGATATAAGTGGAAAAATAAGCGATATTTCAAATTTTTATAAAATTATTGCAGATTGTATAGATCAAGAGCAACTAATTAAGGGATTAAGCTTAAAGGTAGCCAAACAAATGGGATTCTCCATAGAAAGATATGATGGAAAGTCAAAATTATTACCTTTATTAATAGAAGAAGGTCGGGGCCAAAATGATGCTGGTAGAGAAATAAGAAAAGCTATATATAACACCTTTAAAAAAGCCGATTTGAGTCCCTCTTTTTTTACATTTGCATTATTAGTTGCAGGAGATAGGCTTATAGGTTTAGATGATACTGATGAAAGTACAAAAATAGCATTTAAGTGGTTAAAAGGAGAAAAACTCGAAAGATTTGAAAAACGAGATACCCATCTTTTTGAAACTTTACAAAAATCAAATGCAAGATATTGGTTAAATGCTTTAATAAAAATACTTAATTTTGCCGGAATCAAAGGTTTGGTAATATTGTTGGATGATTTAGAGGTTTTAGCTGAAAAAAAATTAGATGGAAGATTTAAATATACCACAAACGCTGTAAAAGATGCCTATGAATTGTTAAGACAACTTATTGATGATATGGAGCTTTTAAGTAACTTTCTACTAATTCTTGCCGGTGATAAGGTTTTAATTGATGATGATGAAAGAGGACTTAAAAGTTATGAAGCCCTATGGATGCGTTTGCAAACAGGACTTGTTCCATTAGACAGATTCAATCCTTTTGCAGATATGGTCAATATAGATTTACACTTAAAATCCCTTGGAGAAGATTTTCATGAACAAGTTATGAAGAGATTAATAAAATTGTTTGAAGTAAGTGGATTAAAAAGAGATGGGACTATTCAGACGCCCGATTTATCAAAGAATAGTTTATTGAGAGCGGCAGTAATAGAAACTGCATTGAGAGCAAAAAAACTGGAGGAAGAATAA
- a CDS encoding ATP-binding protein codes for MKIIPEESLNAIFAIESLRAGIPTRKSTRELPDLRKDIISTIKEDLGKFQNGEIPLGRLVWGQYGQGKTHLLTMVEHIALDMNFAVSRVSLSREVSCHNLFKFYTRVAPRIITPDSTAYGIHRILSKKEVKYLPDTPIQNFDRYIHPLPALIFETSLSTEGEEQHRFYSDLMGERAPKGEFNRIYRELKKTAPPKFDTFKQTDHATAYFGLLADVTKFCGYNGWVILIDEVELMGRLGKVARLKAYQNLNWLLNWSKEQKYPIYTLAAAANRLQDDIWFGKNDNDRDIMPELAQERFGEKEKEEIKSFFSKAISEQCLNVLPVTDEELAQLLDKVALLHNKAYSWQSEIPFNSLELIQRQGSQPVRTYIRAAIETLDMQYLYKDDIQLNTTKLIEQELTEDHDFFVENDKQD; via the coding sequence ATGAAAATAATTCCAGAAGAAAGTTTAAATGCAATCTTTGCCATAGAATCCTTGAGAGCTGGAATTCCTACCCGTAAATCTACCAGAGAACTTCCAGATTTGAGAAAAGACATTATTAGTACAATTAAAGAAGATCTTGGAAAATTCCAAAATGGAGAAATACCATTAGGAAGATTAGTTTGGGGTCAGTATGGACAAGGCAAGACACACTTGCTAACAATGGTTGAACATATAGCACTCGACATGAATTTTGCGGTAAGTCGTGTTTCTTTAAGCAGAGAAGTATCTTGCCATAATTTATTTAAATTTTACACAAGAGTTGCTCCACGAATTATAACTCCGGATTCTACTGCATACGGTATCCATAGAATATTAAGTAAAAAAGAGGTAAAATATTTACCCGATACACCGATACAAAACTTTGATAGATACATCCATCCTTTACCAGCATTAATTTTTGAAACATCCCTTTCTACTGAAGGTGAAGAGCAACATAGATTTTATAGTGATCTTATGGGTGAAAGAGCACCAAAAGGAGAATTTAACAGAATTTATAGAGAATTAAAAAAAACAGCTCCTCCTAAGTTTGACACCTTTAAGCAAACCGACCATGCAACTGCATATTTTGGCTTGCTTGCAGATGTAACAAAATTTTGTGGCTATAATGGGTGGGTTATTTTAATAGATGAAGTAGAGTTAATGGGTAGATTAGGGAAGGTTGCCAGATTAAAAGCTTATCAGAATTTAAACTGGCTTTTAAATTGGTCAAAGGAACAAAAATACCCAATCTATACACTTGCGGCTGCAGCTAATAGATTACAGGATGATATTTGGTTTGGAAAAAACGATAATGATAGAGATATTATGCCAGAATTAGCTCAAGAAAGGTTTGGTGAAAAAGAAAAAGAGGAAATTAAATCATTTTTTTCAAAAGCTATTAGTGAACAATGCTTAAATGTATTACCTGTAACCGATGAGGAACTTGCACAATTATTAGATAAAGTAGCCTTGCTTCATAACAAGGCATATAGTTGGCAATCAGAGATTCCTTTTAATTCTTTGGAATTGATACAACGACAAGGTAGCCAACCTGTTAGAACTTATATCCGTGCAGCAATAGAAACCCTTGATATGCAATATCTATATAAAGATGATATACAACTAAATACCACAAAGTTGATTGAACAAGAATTAACTGAAGACCATGATTTCTTTGTTGAAAATGATAAACAAGATTAA
- a CDS encoding site-specific DNA-methyltransferase, whose protein sequence is MQTLVQSIYYPISLDEIKSKVARKNGRRNGLSDSKLQQTVLFSNHQLDNIKEIVNEFGEKIIRVDGEIPPDLPVKDGDRFLFISYDQSILTHGLHKYPAKFFPELPRWLIKRYSKEGNLILDPFAGSGTTNIEALLTRRPSIGIDIDPFSRYLSKVKITPLDEDELQLAQKYLLRFILNYKPSKISEEDIPVFPYRDNWFNKEIILELAYLKKIINALDISKNIKDFFRICFSSIIRSVSNADDNCTRTVIRKKLNKKVYPADALKKFTEVILISVPKMIEFSQNCPLGISVSFPDTIDARNINYQDYFDLAVTSPPYANAVDYPRTHQLESYWLGLTSGSLTPLKKKYVGTESVSSSEYKKLHEIGVEEADITLSKIFNKDPRRSYIAFKYLDDMRLNLLEVYKSLKKEGRYIVVVGNNKIRGELFENWKYIMELAKNIGFKVENYFASEIIKHFIKVPRGERINTDWIIVLRK, encoded by the coding sequence ATGCAAACTTTAGTACAGTCAATTTATTATCCGATTTCATTAGATGAAATAAAATCAAAAGTCGCAAGAAAAAATGGCAGACGTAATGGCTTATCTGATAGTAAGCTTCAACAAACGGTTTTATTTAGTAATCATCAATTAGATAATATTAAAGAAATAGTAAATGAATTCGGAGAAAAAATTATTCGAGTTGATGGAGAAATTCCGCCAGATTTACCAGTTAAAGACGGAGATAGATTTTTATTTATCAGCTATGACCAAAGTATTCTTACCCACGGCTTACACAAATATCCTGCTAAATTTTTCCCCGAGCTTCCACGATGGCTTATAAAACGCTATTCTAAAGAAGGCAACTTAATTCTTGACCCATTTGCAGGCAGTGGCACAACAAATATAGAAGCACTTCTAACAAGAAGACCCTCTATTGGTATTGATATTGACCCATTTTCTCGCTATCTTTCAAAAGTAAAGATTACACCTTTAGATGAAGACGAATTGCAGTTAGCTCAAAAATATCTTTTGAGATTCATATTGAACTATAAACCTTCAAAAATTTCTGAAGAAGACATACCTGTTTTCCCTTACAGAGACAATTGGTTTAATAAAGAAATTATTCTTGAACTGGCATATCTAAAAAAAATCATAAACGCTCTTGATATATCTAAAAATATAAAAGATTTCTTCAGAATTTGTTTTTCGTCTATAATACGTAGTGTGTCAAATGCTGATGATAATTGTACAAGAACTGTAATACGGAAAAAATTAAATAAAAAAGTTTACCCTGCTGATGCCCTGAAAAAATTTACTGAAGTTATACTGATTAGTGTCCCAAAAATGATAGAGTTTTCTCAAAACTGTCCGTTGGGTATAAGTGTTAGTTTTCCTGATACAATAGATGCGAGGAATATTAACTATCAAGACTATTTTGACTTAGCAGTAACCTCCCCACCATATGCTAACGCGGTGGATTATCCAAGAACACACCAACTTGAAAGCTACTGGTTAGGATTAACCAGCGGCTCATTAACTCCTTTAAAGAAAAAATATGTAGGAACAGAGAGTGTTTCATCAAGCGAATATAAGAAATTACATGAAATCGGGGTTGAGGAAGCAGATATAACTCTTTCAAAAATTTTCAATAAGGATCCAAGGCGGTCATATATAGCTTTTAAATATTTGGACGATATGAGATTAAATTTATTAGAGGTTTATAAATCCTTAAAGAAGGAGGGAAGATATATAGTCGTTGTTGGAAATAATAAAATCCGAGGTGAATTATTTGAAAACTGGAAATACATAATGGAGTTAGCTAAGAATATCGGTTTTAAGGTTGAAAATTATTTTGCCTCAGAAATTATAAAACATTTTATAAAAGTTCCAAGAGGGGAAAGAATTAATACTGACTGGATTATAGTTTTAAGGAAGTAA
- a CDS encoding DUF4160 domain-containing protein encodes MPEITRFYGIIIKLFFGDHPPPHFHAIYGEYIALFNIETLEMIEGDLPTRAKKLVKEWVIMYKDELKNIWETQEFRKLPPLE; translated from the coding sequence ATGCCAGAAATAACAAGATTCTACGGAATTATAATCAAATTATTCTTTGGAGATCATCCACCACCACATTTTCATGCCATATATGGAGAATATATCGCTTTGTTCAATATTGAAACATTAGAAATGATAGAAGGTGATTTGCCAACTCGAGCAAAGAAATTGGTTAAGGAATGGGTAATAATGTATAAAGATGAGTTAAAAAACATCTGGGAAACACAGGAGTTTAGAAAATTGCCACCTTTGGAGTGA
- a CDS encoding DUF2442 domain-containing protein → MNIPRIQDVQISDAYTLIIKFTNDKKKSYDVTPLLNREMFAPLKSFAYFKNVHVEPGGYAVAWDANIDISEYELWKNGKEMP, encoded by the coding sequence ATGAATATTCCAAGAATTCAAGATGTACAAATTTCTGACGCATATACACTTATCATTAAATTTACTAATGATAAAAAAAAGAGCTATGATGTCACCCCTTTATTAAACCGTGAGATGTTTGCTCCTTTGAAAAGCTTCGCTTACTTCAAGAATGTACATGTGGAACCAGGTGGTTATGCAGTTGCTTGGGATGCAAATATAGACATCAGTGAATATGAACTTTGGAAAAATGGGAAAGAAATGCCCTAA
- a CDS encoding putative sulfate/molybdate transporter: MKIRSFEFSLRELAGSMGDFGTLFPLAIGYIVVCGLNPAGFLVMMGLTNIVTGLIYKLPMPLEPKKAVAVYAIANHWTPSMVYSCGFSLGLFWLILSFSGLMEKVLRLIPRCVVRGIQVSLGIMLGIFGLSMIKGVTLDGWGLGALSILIIILLRENRFAPAAIVLMVLGVAIPALRGELAGKVSLVVSLPPIFIPELKEMGKTFILAGIAQIPLTLTNAVIACAALIREYFPARPVSEKKLLVNQAVMNLITPFFGGMPMCHGAGGLAGQYYFGARTGGTNIIEGLIEISLGLFLSSSIVAIFYVFPRSIIGAMLIMVGISLLKFAKDVTKKDLLPMSITIFISVLTKNMAIGFGAGLLCFYLVRRWF, encoded by the coding sequence ATGAAGATAAGAAGTTTTGAGTTTAGCCTGAGGGAATTGGCAGGGTCTATGGGTGATTTTGGCACCTTGTTTCCGCTGGCTATTGGCTATATTGTTGTCTGTGGGTTAAATCCAGCAGGATTTTTGGTGATGATGGGGTTGACAAATATCGTCACTGGTTTAATCTATAAACTGCCGATGCCCCTTGAGCCAAAAAAGGCAGTAGCCGTCTATGCCATAGCTAACCATTGGACACCGTCTATGGTCTATTCCTGTGGGTTTAGTCTGGGGCTTTTCTGGCTCATTCTCTCCTTCAGTGGGCTGATGGAGAAGGTTTTGAGGCTTATTCCAAGATGTGTTGTCCGTGGGATTCAGGTCTCACTGGGTATAATGCTTGGGATTTTTGGGCTTTCTATGATAAAAGGTGTAACCTTAGATGGATGGGGTTTGGGAGCACTTTCTATTCTTATTATTATTCTTCTTAGAGAGAATAGATTTGCACCAGCGGCTATTGTTCTGATGGTGCTTGGGGTAGCAATTCCAGCCCTGAGAGGGGAGTTAGCTGGAAAGGTTAGCCTGGTGGTTTCCCTTCCACCCATATTTATCCCAGAACTAAAGGAGATGGGTAAAACCTTTATTTTAGCTGGGATTGCCCAGATTCCCTTGACCCTGACCAATGCCGTCATTGCCTGTGCCGCACTTATTCGAGAGTATTTTCCAGCCAGACCCGTTTCAGAGAAGAAGCTCCTTGTCAATCAAGCGGTGATGAACCTTATTACCCCATTCTTTGGAGGTATGCCAATGTGTCATGGTGCCGGAGGTCTTGCCGGGCAATACTACTTTGGGGCAAGGACAGGCGGGACAAATATTATAGAGGGCTTAATTGAGATAAGTTTAGGGCTGTTTTTATCCTCATCCATTGTCGCTATCTTCTATGTCTTTCCTCGGTCTATTATTGGAGCGATGCTCATTATGGTTGGAATATCCCTCTTAAAGTTTGCCAAGGATGTGACAAAGAAAGATCTTCTCCCTATGAGCATAACGATATTCATCTCAGTGCTGACTAAGAATATGGCTATTGGGTTTGGCGCAGGACTCCTCTGCTTTTATCTCGTCAGGAGATGGTTTTAA
- the tatC gene encoding twin-arginine translocase subunit TatC: MRREEDTKKLTLIEHLNELRWRLIVCLFAIGLSAIPGYLFSDKLLSILVRPVGKLVFLAPTEALMAKLKLGLFGGFFLALPVVLYQVWGFISCGLTAKEKRYILIYFPFSILLFLVGVGFCYFFVLPLGVKILLSYGGESLEPMISIMTYLSFVMTLLISFGITFELPLGVLFLTRIGLIKPRFLSRNRRYAILIIFIVAAILTPTVDIVNQLFLAIPLLLLYELSIIISRLVSPPRGNRKD, encoded by the coding sequence TTGAGAAGAGAAGAGGACACTAAGAAGCTTACCCTGATTGAACATCTTAATGAGTTAAGATGGAGACTGATAGTATGTCTTTTTGCCATTGGCCTTTCGGCCATTCCAGGCTATTTATTTTCGGATAAGCTCTTATCTATCCTGGTCCGTCCGGTTGGTAAACTTGTCTTTCTTGCTCCAACCGAGGCCTTAATGGCTAAATTAAAACTTGGCCTCTTTGGTGGATTTTTTCTTGCCCTACCGGTGGTCCTCTATCAGGTTTGGGGATTTATTTCCTGTGGACTGACTGCTAAGGAGAAGAGATACATCCTTATTTATTTTCCCTTCTCTATTCTTCTCTTCTTGGTCGGGGTAGGTTTCTGTTATTTTTTTGTCCTTCCCTTAGGGGTGAAGATTCTCCTTAGCTATGGTGGTGAGTCTCTTGAGCCGATGATCTCCATCATGACCTATCTCTCCTTTGTGATGACGCTTCTTATCTCTTTTGGGATAACCTTTGAATTACCCTTGGGGGTATTATTTCTCACAAGAATTGGTCTTATAAAACCTCGATTCCTTTCAAGGAATCGCAGATACGCCATCTTAATCATTTTTATTGTAGCTGCAATTCTTACGCCAACGGTAGATATAGTCAATCAATTATTTCTGGCTATACCTCTTCTTCTGCTCTATGAGTTGAGTATTATCATCTCAAGATTGGTATCACCACCTCGTGGGAATAGAAAAGATTAA
- a CDS encoding twin-arginine translocase TatA/TatE family subunit, which translates to MFNLGMPELLIILAIALVIFGANKLSGIGSSLGKGIREFKRGIKDIEEEVKPDSKD; encoded by the coding sequence ATGTTTAATCTTGGTATGCCAGAACTTCTGATTATTCTGGCTATTGCCCTGGTTATTTTTGGGGCAAACAAACTCTCGGGGATCGGTTCTTCCCTGGGTAAAGGGATAAGGGAGTTCAAACGAGGCATCAAGGACATAGAAGAAGAGGTAAAGCCGGATTCAAAAGATTGA
- the moaA gene encoding GTP 3',8-cyclase MoaA, whose amino-acid sequence MLRDNYHRQINYLRLSITDMCNLHCIYCQSWKEVDKKRQRDILSYEEIIRLTLLLVRLGVSRVRLTGGEPLVRQNIIYLIKELIKIKGLEEISLTTNAAKLAKLAVGLKEAGIRRINVSLDSLDKERYARITGGGNLSDVLAGIEEALRVGLGPLKINMVVMKGINDDEVEKFANLTLDKPIQVRFIELIPIGQQKDFWVRRFLSTNLIRKRLADNFNLILSDGLPGNGPAKYYQITGAVGKIGFISPISDHFCERCNRIRLTPDGHLRLCLGQNIEVNLKQVLRQGASDEELERIIVQAMSDKPAAHQFQLKSPTGRQMSAIGG is encoded by the coding sequence ATGCTTAGAGATAATTATCATCGTCAAATAAACTACTTACGGCTTTCTATCACGGATATGTGTAATCTACATTGTATCTATTGCCAATCATGGAAAGAAGTAGATAAGAAAAGGCAAAGGGATATCTTGAGCTACGAAGAAATTATCCGGCTTACTTTACTTCTGGTTCGGTTAGGTGTTAGTCGGGTACGGCTTACTGGTGGGGAGCCTTTAGTTAGACAGAATATCATCTATCTTATCAAGGAACTGATAAAAATAAAGGGGCTTGAAGAGATATCTTTGACTACTAATGCTGCCAAATTGGCAAAGTTGGCGGTAGGATTAAAAGAAGCAGGGATAAGAAGGATTAATGTGAGTCTGGATTCTTTAGATAAGGAACGTTATGCCAGAATTACTGGCGGTGGAAATTTAAGTGATGTGCTTGCTGGAATAGAAGAGGCATTAAGGGTTGGGCTTGGTCCTCTGAAGATAAATATGGTGGTTATGAAAGGAATTAATGATGACGAGGTGGAGAAGTTTGCTAACCTGACTTTGGATAAGCCAATTCAGGTTAGGTTTATAGAACTTATACCTATTGGACAACAAAAGGATTTTTGGGTAAGACGATTTTTATCTACCAATCTTATTAGGAAGAGATTGGCAGATAACTTTAATCTTATTCTCAGTGATGGGTTGCCGGGCAATGGTCCAGCAAAATACTATCAAATAACTGGAGCCGTAGGAAAGATTGGGTTTATCTCACCAATAAGTGACCATTTCTGTGAGAGGTGTAATCGTATTAGACTTACTCCAGATGGCCATTTGCGGCTTTGTTTGGGACAAAATATAGAGGTTAACTTGAAACAAGTTTTGCGTCAAGGGGCATCAGATGAGGAATTAGAAAGGATTATTGTTCAGGCAATGAGTGATAAACCAGCTGCTCATCAGTTTCAACTAAAAAGCCCAACTGGTCGTCAAATGTCAGCTATTGGAGGATAG
- a CDS encoding homocysteine biosynthesis protein has protein sequence MTKTIAQINEQIKKGQAVVVTAEEIIDLVDEKGLSQAAKEVDVVTTGTFGPMCSSGVYFNFGHSKPKIKAQKVWLNDVPAYAGLAAVDAYLGAAELLENDPTNTIYPGAFKYGGGHVIEELVAGKDIRLKATSYGTDCYPRKELETWINIKDLNEVVLFNPRNAYQNYNVAVNLSEKIIYTYLGVLLPKLGNAIYCSAGQLSPLLNDPLYLTIGIGSRIFLGGGIGYVVWQGTQHNPKVFRGENDVPRCPAGTLAVLGDLKQMKSQWLRGVSMTGYGVTLAVGIGVPIPILNEEICRYVAVKDEEIYTQVIDYSEAYPQGKIGSLAEVNYDQLKSGKIMVQDKEVPTGSLSSYAKAREIANTLKEWIKKGEFLLSEPVQMLPSVNSEITSKSLKERPEEVKR, from the coding sequence ATGACTAAAACAATTGCTCAGATTAATGAGCAGATTAAAAAAGGTCAGGCCGTGGTGGTAACCGCCGAAGAGATTATTGATTTAGTGGATGAGAAAGGCCTTAGCCAGGCAGCCAAAGAGGTGGATGTAGTTACTACTGGTACTTTTGGTCCAATGTGTTCCTCTGGAGTCTATTTTAACTTTGGCCATTCTAAACCTAAAATTAAAGCCCAAAAAGTCTGGCTAAATGATGTTCCTGCTTATGCCGGATTAGCAGCGGTAGATGCTTATCTTGGTGCCGCCGAGCTTTTAGAAAATGACCCAACCAATACTATCTACCCAGGAGCATTTAAGTACGGAGGGGGACATGTGATTGAAGAATTAGTGGCGGGGAAGGATATTCGATTGAAGGCTACCTCTTATGGAACAGACTGTTATCCAAGAAAAGAACTTGAAACTTGGATTAATATTAAGGACTTAAATGAGGTGGTACTCTTTAATCCGAGAAATGCTTATCAGAATTATAATGTAGCGGTGAACCTTTCTGAGAAGATTATCTATACTTATTTGGGAGTCTTGTTACCCAAGTTAGGTAATGCTATTTACTGCAGTGCTGGGCAACTTTCTCCTTTATTAAATGATCCCTTATACCTTACCATTGGCATTGGTAGTCGCATCTTCTTGGGTGGCGGTATAGGATATGTAGTCTGGCAAGGAACTCAACATAATCCAAAGGTCTTCCGGGGAGAGAATGATGTCCCGAGGTGCCCGGCTGGAACTTTAGCGGTGCTTGGCGATCTAAAGCAGATGAAATCACAGTGGCTTAGAGGAGTAAGTATGACTGGTTATGGCGTTACTTTAGCGGTAGGAATTGGGGTGCCTATTCCCATTCTCAATGAAGAGATTTGTAGATATGTAGCCGTTAAAGATGAGGAAATCTATACCCAGGTGATAGATTACAGCGAAGCTTATCCCCAGGGAAAGATTGGAAGCTTAGCCGAAGTAAACTATGATCAACTTAAGAGTGGCAAAATAATGGTTCAAGATAAGGAAGTTCCCACTGGATCGCTCTCCAGCTACGCTAAGGCCAGAGAAATAGCTAATACTCTCAAGGAATGGATTAAAAAAGGTGAATTTCTTTTAAGTGAGCCGGTCCAAATGCTCCCCTCCGTTAATTCTGAGATTACCTCTAAGTCTCTAAAAGAAAGGCCAGAAGAGGTGAAAAGATGA
- a CDS encoding 4Fe-4S binding protein, with protein sequence MIKKRMVLTFPKETIEQPITYHLIKDYDLMVNILSAKINPNEKGRMVLEISGKKGSLDKGIDYLKNLRISIQPLAKDVRWNEERCIHCSACIPLCPSRALSIDRDKMKISFNSERCIVCGFCLKACPYQAIEILF encoded by the coding sequence ATGATTAAGAAACGAATGGTACTCACATTTCCCAAAGAGACTATAGAGCAGCCCATTACTTACCACCTGATTAAGGACTATGATTTGATGGTTAATATTCTAAGTGCTAAGATTAATCCTAATGAAAAAGGGAGAATGGTCTTAGAGATCAGTGGAAAAAAAGGATCATTAGACAAAGGAATAGACTATTTGAAGAATTTAAGAATAAGTATTCAGCCATTAGCCAAGGATGTCCGGTGGAATGAAGAAAGATGTATTCATTGTAGTGCTTGTATTCCTCTTTGTCCATCTCGTGCCTTAAGTATCGATCGAGATAAGATGAAAATTTCATTTAATTCTGAACGTTGCATAGTTTGTGGTTTCTGCCTTAAGGCATGTCCTTATCAAGCTATTGAGATCTTGTTTTAG
- a CDS encoding MOSC domain-containing protein gives MRQEGKVVSINISQDKGEKKIPLSGPGKLIANYGLEGDAHSGNWHRQVSLLAMESIEKMRQDGLNVSGGDFAENITTSGINLAALKIGQQIKIGEEIVLKVTQIGKVCHHKCAIYYQAGDCIMPKEGIFAEVVLGGEIKIKDKIQVIM, from the coding sequence TTGAGGCAAGAAGGAAAGGTTGTTTCCATCAATATTAGTCAAGACAAAGGTGAAAAAAAGATTCCGCTAAGTGGACCAGGTAAGTTAATAGCTAATTATGGACTTGAAGGTGATGCTCATAGCGGTAATTGGCATCGGCAGGTAAGTTTATTAGCGATGGAGTCGATTGAAAAGATGCGCCAGGATGGGCTTAATGTCTCTGGTGGTGATTTTGCTGAAAATATTACCACCAGTGGAATAAATCTTGCTGCCTTAAAGATTGGCCAACAGATAAAGATCGGAGAAGAAATAGTTCTTAAAGTAACTCAGATTGGTAAAGTCTGTCATCATAAATGTGCCATTTACTACCAGGCAGGAGATTGCATTATGCCTAAAGAGGGTATATTTGCTGAAGTAGTTTTAGGTGGAGAGATCAAGATTAAAGATAAGATCCAGGTAATAATGTGA